From the genome of Pseudomonas sp. WJP1:
AGAGGTCAATGTCGGCGTTGGCAAGAAAAGTCGCCGCTATGGGCTGTACTTCGATGATCCGGTTTCGCGCATTCTGCCGCCCTCCACACTGGGCGCCGATATCGACTACCGCGTTGGTGGCTTAAATGCCAGGTACAGCTACGTCAACGGTTTCAGTGCACGAAACGAGTCTGGCTGGGCCGACGACATGACCAACTTCTCGGGGCTAAAAATCAACGCCCTGCGACTTTACGGGTTGAGTTATGCCTTTGGCGACGGCACGCGAATCCTGACGGAATATGCTGAATCAGAGGATGACTTGAAGGAGAACTCGATCAAGGTCGAGCGCAGTTTTCAACTGGCGGCCCATCAATTCCTGGACCTCTATGCCACCCATGGCATGCAGCAGGATGCCGGCAAATTATTCGACTACAAGGGCGTGCCCGGGTTCTACGAGGCTGAAACTTCACACGACGCCCGCTATATCGACCTGTCGGCAAAATATCGCATCGGTCATGTATACGCCGGTCTCAATTACAATAAAGTCAGCGGCGATGACTTTGATCGGTTGTTCTTCAGCGCCGATCATGGCACCTGGAACAGCAGTGCCAAGCTTTTCTATTACTTCGGTTTAAAGAACGAGGAAATGTACCGGATATTTGCCGGGACGGATTTTGATTTTGTCGGCGTTCCTCAATTGCGCCTCGATAGCCATTATGCGTTTTCCGATCATGCAGCGGGTTATAACGGTTTTTCCAGGCGGGAATTTCAAACGGTCATTCAATACAACTTTACCGGCGTGCTCAAAGGGCTGGGGCTGGCGTGGCTACATAATGAGTTCAACACTGAGGGCACACCCGATCATATCACCCGTTTTTCTACTTCTTACGGACCGGCCGGGATCATCACTCATCATGCCAATCGGTTTTATATGAACTACGTCTACAACTTTTAGTTTGCCGACAGGGCAGTCATCTCTCGCATCGTTAAAATAGGGGTTTTCATGTCACTCAATAAAGTTAGTGTGTTGTTATTGTCCGTCGCGACCTCGTTCCATGCCTATGCCACAACCGTAGAGCAAAACAGTCACACCGCAGACTTGATCCTGAAAAATGGCCGGATCTACACCGGCAACAGCCAGCAGCCGTGGGCTGATGCCATC
Proteins encoded in this window:
- a CDS encoding OprD family outer membrane porin is translated as MKIIHPSTLYALSLAMMASAQAQELDSFISDSRTSIRYSQFYWDEDHGHGVGPTRDEWVQAALFSFNSGWYENLLGLDYSYGLADALDVGDRATSISNLEAGHTVQSPHGIAKPVEAYLRGHLVGDAGEVNVGVGKKSRRYGLYFDDPVSRILPPSTLGADIDYRVGGLNARYSYVNGFSARNESGWADDMTNFSGLKINALRLYGLSYAFGDGTRILTEYAESEDDLKENSIKVERSFQLAAHQFLDLYATHGMQQDAGKLFDYKGVPGFYEAETSHDARYIDLSAKYRIGHVYAGLNYNKVSGDDFDRLFFSADHGTWNSSAKLFYYFGLKNEEMYRIFAGTDFDFVGVPQLRLDSHYAFSDHAAGYNGFSRREFQTVIQYNFTGVLKGLGLAWLHNEFNTEGTPDHITRFSTSYGPAGIITHHANRFYMNYVYNF